Proteins co-encoded in one Methanomassiliicoccales archaeon genomic window:
- a CDS encoding 2-oxoacid:acceptor oxidoreductase subunit alpha yields the protein MKLKEGNYFIHGNEACVRGALAAGLKFFAGYPITPSTEIAEGLAKTLHRNGGTFIQMEDELASISAIIGSSWTGAKSMTATSGPGFSLMQENIGYAAMTETPIVIVNVMRGGPSTGLPTMPSQGDVMQARYGSHGDYQIIALAPASIQEMFNLTVEGFNFSETYRVPTIILADAEVGHMRGKLKIPGSIDVVERKIRKDPVWHDGFAYDESLVPEFPVFGKGFRVHVTGLSHDISGYPRTDVDVHEELVIRLREKIIRAKDKICLSRLFNPDADRFIVCYGSPTLAAKEAVNHTSSIGLLQLQTIWPLPENAISKIASQAKEIVVLEMNLGQLFPEIQRIACQAGCEKVRLFSKVGGEVHKPREIRHFLEEA from the coding sequence TTGAAGCTCAAGGAAGGTAACTATTTTATCCATGGGAACGAAGCCTGCGTGAGAGGAGCCCTTGCTGCGGGTCTCAAGTTCTTCGCCGGATATCCCATCACCCCATCCACAGAAATAGCTGAAGGTCTGGCAAAGACTCTGCATCGAAATGGTGGTACCTTCATTCAGATGGAAGACGAACTGGCCTCCATATCTGCCATTATTGGCTCATCATGGACCGGAGCGAAATCGATGACTGCCACTTCCGGGCCTGGCTTCTCGTTGATGCAGGAGAACATCGGCTACGCGGCGATGACAGAGACGCCGATAGTGATTGTAAATGTCATGAGGGGAGGGCCGTCAACCGGATTGCCCACTATGCCCTCCCAGGGAGATGTGATGCAGGCACGTTACGGCTCTCATGGAGACTACCAGATCATAGCCCTTGCACCGGCCAGCATTCAGGAGATGTTCAATTTGACCGTTGAGGGGTTCAACTTCTCAGAGACATATAGGGTACCCACCATAATCTTGGCAGATGCTGAGGTCGGACACATGCGTGGTAAACTCAAGATCCCCGGCAGTATAGATGTTGTGGAACGGAAGATCAGAAAGGATCCGGTGTGGCATGATGGATTCGCCTACGATGAGTCATTGGTTCCCGAGTTCCCGGTCTTCGGAAAAGGATTCAGAGTACATGTGACCGGATTGTCCCACGACATCTCTGGATACCCCCGTACAGACGTGGATGTCCATGAGGAGTTGGTCATCAGGTTGAGGGAGAAGATCATCAGGGCCAAGGACAAGATCTGCCTGAGTCGATTATTCAATCCTGACGCTGATAGATTCATTGTATGCTACGGGTCACCCACATTGGCCGCAAAGGAAGCGGTCAATCATACCAGCTCTATTGGCCTTCTACAGCTCCAGACGATTTGGCCTCTTCCAGAGAATGCGATCAGCAAGATCGCCTCGCAGGCCAAGGAGATCGTGGTCCTGGAGATGAACCTTGGTCAGCTCTTCCCAGAGATCCAAAGGATCGCTTGTCAGGCTGGTTGCGAGAAGGTACGATTGTTTTCCAAGGTTGGCGGTGAGGTTCATAAGCCCCGGGAGATCCGTCACTTTCTAGAGGAGGCCTGA
- a CDS encoding dihydroneopterin aldolase: protein MSRREELASKYFQCDIRERAAFEAGIKLGTIYHQFVGTPVASSNVASLEKAIEEGVMVQPFVEKVKVCIDRTQLREKKNKFDYQSLTGSMISVELTIKVDEVLVIAVMRYIEELNYPLMYIKEILD from the coding sequence ATGTCCAGACGGGAAGAATTGGCTTCCAAGTACTTCCAATGCGATATAAGGGAACGAGCAGCTTTCGAGGCTGGAATCAAGTTGGGGACGATCTATCATCAATTCGTTGGAACACCGGTAGCATCGTCGAATGTCGCTAGCCTGGAGAAGGCCATCGAGGAAGGAGTCATGGTGCAGCCGTTCGTCGAGAAAGTCAAGGTGTGTATCGATAGAACCCAACTTAGGGAGAAGAAGAATAAGTTCGATTACCAGAGCCTTACCGGGAGCATGATCAGTGTTGAGCTCACTATCAAGGTGGATGAGGTTCTCGTGATCGCTGTGATGCGATATATCGAGGAATTGAACTATCCCTTGATGTACATCAAGGAGATACTTGATTGA
- a CDS encoding ABC-F family ATP-binding cassette domain-containing protein — MLIRAEGVAKSFGPNQVLKSIKLQINRGDRIALIGINGSGKSTLLQILTGKLKPDMGELIIKTDKVGYLPQMPTFNGDETVLEAVKGASISSSLSQRIGELENMMSSGIPENGLTWDDIAEEYGHLRGQMDRFSGDLNSRERDILKRMGIDQEMLLKKTAQLSGGETTKVMLAKVLLRVEDFDLIILDEPTSHLDISAVEWLEDFLLKLDCTQIVVSHDRYFLDNVVTKVVELETGKLRAYSGNYSSFTEKKSLDVERQWKESEKIRIEKERQERVMEDLHRREWFGTTHKTRQKMIDRMDQVERPFKDKEIMIDIGVSGKSGKNMILAKDLQVRRGRNEVLRGLDLSLETGDKLGIFGPNGSGKTTLIKAVLQELSYKGEMWIAPGARIGYYAQGHDMLSNTMTPEEQLLKIMGEEERLTVRRLLAKLLLTGELVERPIGTLSGGERARVALAVLIADRRNLLIMDEPTNYLDIPAKHSVESALSEYPGTLLIVTHDRYLMDAVCNKVGLLRDGRLDVHLGNYSSLKGRAIQSTKVEEALVYRVVSPFTEWKSRRKYQPGERITISESEMDRFQWALDTGKIKRIPGKEMKRVSS; from the coding sequence ATGCTTATCAGGGCAGAGGGAGTGGCCAAATCGTTCGGACCAAACCAGGTTCTCAAGTCGATTAAGCTCCAGATCAACAGAGGAGACAGGATAGCTCTGATAGGCATCAACGGATCTGGAAAGAGCACCCTTCTTCAGATACTCACAGGAAAGTTGAAACCCGACATGGGAGAATTGATCATCAAGACCGACAAGGTTGGGTATCTTCCCCAGATGCCCACCTTCAATGGTGATGAGACGGTGTTGGAAGCTGTGAAGGGAGCTAGCATCTCGTCTTCCCTCTCACAAAGGATCGGGGAGCTGGAGAATATGATGTCCTCTGGCATTCCGGAGAACGGGCTTACCTGGGACGACATTGCGGAAGAGTACGGGCACCTTAGGGGGCAGATGGACCGTTTCTCAGGAGACCTCAACTCCAGGGAACGTGACATTCTCAAGCGAATGGGAATCGACCAGGAAATGCTACTGAAAAAGACAGCTCAGCTCAGTGGTGGAGAAACGACCAAGGTGATGCTGGCCAAGGTCCTGCTGAGGGTTGAGGATTTTGATCTCATTATCCTCGATGAACCAACTAGCCATCTTGATATATCCGCGGTTGAATGGTTGGAGGACTTCCTTCTGAAGCTCGACTGCACTCAGATCGTGGTATCTCATGACAGATACTTCCTTGATAACGTGGTGACCAAGGTGGTCGAGCTGGAAACGGGGAAGCTGAGAGCGTATTCTGGTAACTACTCCTCTTTCACCGAGAAGAAGTCCTTGGACGTGGAGAGACAGTGGAAAGAGTCCGAAAAGATCCGCATCGAGAAAGAGAGGCAGGAGAGAGTAATGGAGGATCTCCATCGACGGGAGTGGTTCGGCACGACTCACAAGACTCGTCAGAAGATGATCGATCGAATGGACCAGGTGGAGAGGCCGTTCAAGGACAAGGAGATCATGATCGATATCGGGGTCAGCGGTAAATCTGGCAAGAATATGATACTGGCTAAAGACCTTCAAGTCCGAAGAGGCAGGAACGAGGTTCTCAGAGGGCTTGATCTCTCCTTGGAGACCGGGGACAAACTTGGTATCTTCGGACCCAATGGCTCAGGGAAGACGACCTTGATCAAGGCGGTTCTTCAGGAACTCTCCTATAAGGGGGAGATGTGGATCGCTCCTGGGGCGAGGATAGGGTACTATGCTCAGGGACACGACATGCTGAGCAATACCATGACACCAGAGGAGCAGCTATTGAAGATAATGGGCGAGGAGGAACGGCTCACCGTGAGAAGGCTATTGGCAAAGCTTCTTTTGACGGGAGAGCTGGTGGAACGCCCCATCGGCACCCTTTCTGGCGGTGAGAGGGCAAGAGTGGCCCTGGCTGTTCTCATTGCAGATCGTAGGAACCTTTTGATCATGGACGAGCCAACTAATTACTTGGACATTCCAGCAAAACACTCCGTTGAATCGGCACTTTCCGAGTACCCTGGTACACTTTTGATAGTAACACATGACCGCTATCTCATGGATGCCGTGTGCAACAAGGTTGGCCTTCTGCGCGATGGGAGGTTGGATGTCCATTTGGGCAACTATTCAAGTCTGAAGGGTAGGGCGATTCAGTCTACAAAGGTAGAAGAGGCTCTGGTCTACAGGGTAGTATCGCCATTCACAGAATGGAAATCCAGAAGGAAGTACCAGCCTGGAGAGCGTATAACGATTTCCGAGAGCGAGATGGATAGATTCCAGTGGGCTCTTGATACCGGGAAGATCAAGCGGATTCCCGGAAAGGAGATGAAGCGGGTCAGCTCCTAG
- a CDS encoding 2-oxoacid:ferredoxin oxidoreductase subunit gamma — MGEGISIRFAGKGGQGIIFSGIALARAFSLYENGHGKEYYAYQTQSYGPEARGGASKCDIRVTNDESSYPFVEKPDFLVLMSQDAFDKYIEDTKPGTLVILDKGQIKGYTDLMHYIIPATEKAEELGAKIVANVIMLGAFVEISGIITKKAIYEALGDISPHGTKEMNKKAFRLGSALAKQVLAKKFESGKNREE; from the coding sequence ATGGGCGAAGGCATTTCAATCAGGTTTGCCGGCAAAGGCGGTCAGGGAATCATATTTTCCGGAATTGCTCTAGCCCGGGCATTCTCTCTCTACGAGAATGGACACGGCAAGGAGTACTATGCATACCAAACCCAATCCTACGGTCCTGAGGCGAGAGGTGGAGCCTCAAAATGTGATATCAGAGTCACCAACGATGAGTCTTCATACCCATTTGTAGAAAAACCGGACTTCCTTGTCCTAATGTCTCAAGATGCCTTTGATAAGTATATCGAGGATACGAAACCAGGCACGTTGGTGATTTTGGACAAGGGTCAAATCAAGGGGTACACCGATCTGATGCATTACATAATTCCAGCTACCGAGAAGGCAGAGGAGTTGGGGGCAAAGATAGTGGCCAATGTGATCATGCTCGGTGCCTTTGTGGAAATCTCTGGCATCATTACCAAGAAGGCCATCTACGAGGCGCTTGGTGACATATCACCTCATGGAACAAAGGAGATGAACAAGAAGGCTTTCCGCCTGGGAAGCGCGCTGGCAAAGCAGGTTCTCGCAAAGAAATTCGAATCAGGCAAGAACAGAGAGGAATGA
- the nadA gene encoding quinolinate synthase NadA produces MDILKRIDELKNKRNAVILAHNYMIAEVQEAADYVGDSLGLSITASKVDADVIVFCGVDFMAESAKILSPDKTIIHPESGAKCPMAAMCTPDALLDMRKKYPEAKVVGYVNSSAECKAEMDLCCTSANAVKVVKSLEVEKVIFVPDCNLGHYVQRFVPDKEIILWPGFCPTHQGITPEQVKSLKAEHPSAIFMAHPECRPEIIDIADFVDSTNGMINFVSETDADEVIVGTELDMVYPLSKKAPNKKFYWLPNAICPTMKMITLDSIIRSLERMEYKVELPKETIERAKLPLERMTQIGR; encoded by the coding sequence ATGGACATCCTGAAGAGGATCGATGAGCTCAAGAACAAACGTAACGCGGTCATCCTTGCCCATAATTACATGATCGCCGAGGTCCAGGAAGCAGCAGACTATGTGGGAGATTCACTTGGACTATCCATCACTGCTTCCAAGGTGGACGCAGATGTCATCGTATTCTGCGGCGTGGACTTCATGGCCGAGAGCGCCAAGATCCTCAGTCCAGATAAAACGATTATTCATCCGGAATCAGGAGCAAAGTGTCCAATGGCAGCAATGTGTACCCCAGATGCGCTCTTGGATATGAGGAAGAAGTATCCAGAGGCAAAAGTGGTGGGGTACGTGAACAGTTCGGCGGAGTGCAAGGCCGAAATGGACCTTTGCTGTACATCGGCCAATGCGGTTAAGGTCGTCAAATCCCTGGAAGTGGAGAAGGTGATCTTCGTTCCCGACTGCAATCTCGGTCATTATGTCCAAAGGTTCGTCCCTGACAAAGAGATAATCCTGTGGCCAGGATTCTGCCCTACCCATCAAGGTATTACTCCGGAGCAGGTTAAATCGCTCAAGGCAGAACACCCCTCGGCAATATTCATGGCTCATCCTGAATGCAGACCCGAGATCATAGACATTGCAGATTTTGTCGACTCGACAAATGGAATGATCAATTTCGTGTCTGAAACGGATGCCGATGAGGTCATAGTCGGCACTGAACTCGATATGGTGTATCCACTCAGCAAGAAAGCTCCAAACAAGAAGTTCTACTGGTTGCCCAATGCTATTTGCCCTACCATGAAAATGATCACACTGGATTCAATAATAAGGAGTCTTGAGCGTATGGAATACAAGGTCGAGCTGCCAAAAGAAACGATCGAAAGGGCGAAGCTCCCCCTTGAGAGAATGACCCAGATCGGTAGATAA
- a CDS encoding NTPase, with protein sequence MNRGMKIGITGLPGAGKTHALLKVIEMLEAEELKVGGMITQPIIEDKKRTGFHVIDWQTKEKAVLAHVDIQSKFMVGKFGVDLNALEEVGVASLRRASRESDVIVIDEVGRMEVESPSFVKAVKEALEVEKPIILTLHKKSRNPLLQDIRRRDDVRILEVTPINRNLLPYKIMKLMKGELL encoded by the coding sequence ATGAATCGAGGCATGAAGATAGGTATTACTGGTCTTCCCGGAGCGGGGAAGACCCATGCTTTGCTTAAAGTTATTGAGATGCTTGAGGCAGAGGAGCTGAAGGTGGGTGGAATGATAACCCAGCCCATCATAGAGGACAAGAAACGAACTGGATTTCATGTGATAGATTGGCAAACAAAAGAAAAAGCGGTCCTGGCCCATGTTGATATCCAGAGCAAGTTCATGGTCGGCAAGTTCGGTGTGGACCTTAATGCCTTGGAAGAGGTGGGAGTCGCTTCTCTTCGCAGAGCTAGTCGGGAATCAGATGTCATTGTAATAGACGAGGTGGGAAGAATGGAAGTTGAGAGCCCATCTTTCGTGAAGGCAGTCAAGGAAGCCTTGGAAGTTGAAAAACCAATCATCCTAACACTTCACAAGAAATCCAGAAACCCACTTCTTCAGGATATTAGAAGAAGAGATGATGTTCGAATTTTAGAAGTTACACCAATAAACAGGAATCTTCTCCCATACAAGATTATGAAACTCATGAAGGGAGAACTGCTGTGA
- a CDS encoding acetyl-CoA synthetase codes for MNGGLTVVKKMDILRMRKDGRTTLSEAEAKSLLREWGIPTTNFLLPKREELASLRIRFPVAVKVSSPNVLHKTDQGGVFIDVKDWEELTRRFDTIERRFPEGQVLVESMEEGNAEFIVGLLKDPVFGLIIMFGTGGVLTELYQDISFRKVPITPEDADEMMDEIKAGKLLRGFRGIKADRGAVKQILLEASDMGIELEEHINQIDLNPVIVKEHGCVVVDAKIIFEPLEQNLHVEPLITR; via the coding sequence ATGAACGGTGGGTTGACTGTGGTCAAGAAAATGGACATCCTCAGAATGAGAAAGGATGGGAGAACAACTCTCTCGGAGGCAGAGGCCAAATCATTGCTGAGGGAATGGGGAATACCCACAACGAATTTCCTCCTGCCGAAAAGGGAAGAGCTAGCATCGCTTCGTATAAGATTCCCGGTGGCAGTGAAGGTCAGTTCGCCCAACGTACTCCATAAGACAGATCAAGGTGGAGTGTTCATCGATGTCAAGGACTGGGAAGAATTGACAAGACGTTTCGACACCATTGAGAGGAGGTTTCCGGAAGGGCAGGTACTCGTCGAATCAATGGAAGAAGGAAATGCTGAGTTCATTGTTGGCCTACTCAAGGATCCGGTTTTCGGCCTCATCATCATGTTCGGAACGGGGGGCGTGTTGACCGAGCTCTATCAGGACATCTCCTTCAGGAAGGTTCCCATAACCCCGGAGGACGCGGATGAGATGATGGACGAAATCAAGGCAGGGAAGCTTCTTAGAGGATTCAGAGGAATAAAGGCCGACAGGGGGGCTGTCAAGCAGATCCTCCTTGAGGCTTCAGATATGGGAATCGAACTCGAGGAGCACATCAATCAGATCGATCTGAACCCGGTAATCGTTAAGGAGCACGGTTGTGTAGTCGTTGACGCGAAAATCATTTTCGAACCCCTTGAACAAAATCTGCATGTTGAGCCCCTAATCACCAGATAG
- a CDS encoding ArsR family transcriptional regulator, whose translation MRVELDKKALFALASDTRLEILKALNPMRRTVTQLSQSLGIDKAAVYRHLKKLEEGELVKRYEDHGFVYYGLTWKARDLLDPKENTKIVILISCAWALLLGAIIVFAFVSITQNGDMEAATGDGYGGATDNTMESTLLILGGVVLGGAGLYLVGRILRSMRKPKQAPLPGENEGEVN comes from the coding sequence ATGCGCGTAGAGCTGGACAAGAAGGCGTTATTCGCCCTAGCATCCGACACCAGACTCGAGATATTGAAGGCTCTGAATCCCATGAGAAGAACGGTGACCCAGCTGTCACAATCACTGGGTATCGATAAGGCTGCGGTATACCGCCACCTGAAGAAGCTCGAGGAGGGTGAGTTGGTCAAGCGATACGAGGATCACGGTTTCGTCTACTACGGGTTGACATGGAAGGCCAGGGACCTTCTGGACCCAAAGGAGAATACCAAGATAGTGATACTGATCTCATGCGCATGGGCTCTACTTCTTGGAGCCATCATCGTCTTCGCTTTTGTTTCCATCACTCAAAATGGAGATATGGAAGCCGCAACAGGGGACGGCTATGGGGGAGCGACAGACAACACGATGGAGTCCACGCTTCTGATCTTAGGAGGGGTCGTATTGGGCGGTGCAGGACTGTATCTTGTTGGTAGGATTCTTAGATCCATGAGGAAACCAAAGCAAGCACCCCTTCCTGGTGAAAATGAAGGCGAGGTCAATTAG
- a CDS encoding LysE family transporter — protein MAGPESPLVFLAMVGFISISGVVMPGPVFAATVAKGYNDVKAGLKIALGHAVVEIPLILAIFFGLDYLFQDQAVFAAIGIMGGSLLVYMGYSMIKSRKEILIEKEDTRYGAFTAGVLTTASNPYFFLWWATVGAALIAGAVEFGLIILPFFILVHTACDFIWEHFISFSIFRTKGMWSSERHHFLFLASGIIMLIFGIYFLSSSVINLA, from the coding sequence ATGGCGGGACCAGAATCACCACTGGTATTCCTTGCGATGGTGGGCTTCATCTCCATCTCAGGAGTGGTGATGCCAGGTCCAGTATTCGCGGCTACTGTGGCAAAGGGATACAACGATGTTAAGGCCGGCCTGAAGATCGCGCTTGGTCACGCTGTTGTGGAGATACCACTGATTCTTGCCATATTCTTTGGATTGGATTATCTCTTCCAGGACCAGGCGGTCTTTGCTGCTATCGGGATCATGGGTGGGTCCCTCCTTGTCTACATGGGATATTCAATGATCAAGTCTAGGAAGGAGATATTGATCGAGAAAGAGGATACTAGGTATGGAGCATTCACCGCAGGCGTACTTACCACGGCCAGCAATCCCTATTTCTTCCTTTGGTGGGCGACGGTTGGCGCGGCACTTATAGCAGGTGCGGTCGAATTCGGCCTAATAATTCTTCCATTCTTCATTCTCGTCCATACCGCATGCGACTTCATCTGGGAACATTTCATATCGTTCTCCATCTTCCGGACAAAGGGCATGTGGAGCAGCGAGAGACATCATTTTCTCTTCCTGGCCTCAGGAATCATCATGTTGATTTTCGGGATCTATTTCCTTTCGAGCTCGGTTATCAACCTCGCTTGA
- a CDS encoding peptidylprolyl isomerase, with translation MAKKVHAAHILVKDEVQAKNLMAELKSGGNFENLAKKFSTCPSGKKGGDLGWFSRNQMVPEFEKAAFGGRKGDLIGPVKTQFGWHVIKVIDTQ, from the coding sequence ATGGCAAAGAAGGTTCATGCTGCACATATCCTCGTCAAGGATGAAGTCCAGGCCAAGAATCTGATGGCAGAACTCAAGTCTGGCGGCAACTTTGAAAATCTGGCAAAGAAGTTCTCAACGTGTCCATCCGGTAAAAAGGGTGGAGACCTTGGCTGGTTCAGTAGGAATCAGATGGTCCCTGAGTTCGAAAAGGCCGCGTTTGGGGGTCGGAAGGGTGACTTAATAGGCCCCGTCAAAACACAGTTTGGCTGGCATGTCATTAAGGTCATAGATACGCAGTAG
- a CDS encoding PH domain-containing protein: MEMVELNTEFKPSPRFKSLYFIYLTTIVVVLFLWWQILLIFFVPWWIWLAFFMPVLVVTLFTAYWIPKFWQSMVYTLSATEINWNRGVWFRKTGIVPYNRITNVDISQGPISRSLRLAHLSVQTAGYSGSSQSGMIRPEIRLEGIEAYESLRDQIMDFVRRKRPEATETHFDEEQNGERIVLEITRIRELLEELTKQK, from the coding sequence ATGGAGATGGTTGAGCTCAATACAGAATTCAAACCCTCACCCCGGTTCAAGAGCCTATATTTCATTTACCTGACAACCATAGTTGTAGTACTCTTTCTGTGGTGGCAGATACTGCTGATTTTCTTCGTTCCATGGTGGATTTGGCTGGCTTTTTTCATGCCAGTACTGGTAGTCACATTATTCACAGCCTACTGGATTCCGAAGTTCTGGCAGAGCATGGTGTATACTCTGTCCGCTACGGAGATCAATTGGAATAGAGGCGTATGGTTCAGGAAAACAGGGATTGTGCCCTACAACAGAATCACGAACGTGGATATCAGCCAAGGTCCTATATCCAGATCACTTAGGCTGGCCCACTTGTCAGTTCAGACGGCTGGTTACTCGGGATCATCACAGAGCGGAATGATACGGCCTGAGATAAGATTGGAAGGTATAGAGGCATACGAATCCCTGAGAGACCAGATCATGGATTTTGTGAGGAGAAAGAGACCTGAGGCAACCGAAACGCACTTTGATGAAGAACAGAATGGTGAGAGGATCGTCCTTGAGATAACCAGGATCCGTGAATTGCTGGAAGAATTGACCAAACAGAAATGA
- a CDS encoding Lrp/AsnC family transcriptional regulator, whose product MPSAVILLNSEIGKEAEILEEMCTFDEVERGYLIYGVYDILAEVSTNTMDELEEIIRRKIRLIPGVRSTLTLIVSKRCK is encoded by the coding sequence ATGCCCAGTGCGGTTATCCTGCTGAACTCTGAGATCGGAAAAGAGGCTGAGATCCTGGAGGAGATGTGTACCTTCGATGAGGTGGAGAGGGGCTATCTGATATACGGCGTGTATGATATCTTGGCTGAAGTGAGCACTAATACGATGGATGAACTCGAGGAGATCATCCGAAGAAAGATAAGGCTGATTCCCGGTGTACGGTCGACACTCACCCTTATCGTAAGCAAGCGCTGCAAGTGA
- a CDS encoding ferredoxin family protein, producing MQIRVNSEYCKGCNLCTIVCPRKVFEKGEMTSERGYIQPTIVNPERCPNFSRKSKDKAVCEICLLTCPDQAITLSEKEVEA from the coding sequence ATGCAGATTCGAGTCAACTCAGAATACTGCAAAGGCTGCAACCTGTGCACAATTGTATGCCCAAGAAAGGTCTTCGAAAAGGGAGAGATGACCTCAGAAAGAGGGTACATACAGCCCACCATAGTCAATCCAGAACGATGCCCTAACTTCAGTCGCAAGAGCAAGGACAAGGCAGTGTGTGAGATCTGTCTGCTGACCTGCCCCGACCAAGCCATCACTCTGAGCGAAAAGGAGGTTGAAGCTTGA
- a CDS encoding 2-oxoacid:ferredoxin oxidoreductase subunit beta: MEFFDLFRQDRWPHMFCPGCGIGTVMNVFFRAFSQLGINVDDCVFVGGIGCSSRIIGYIRGDSIHTTHGRPLPVATGIALANPDLKVIVFTGDGDLGAIGGNHFINACRRNADFTVFCINNNIYGMTGGQASTSTPHGAMSTTTPMGNKDYPFDLSELAVTAGANYVARWTTRNVKEIVKSMKKAITKEGMSFVEIMSPCPTGFGRRNKMPQACQLHEYMKIRTVRRERTKSLGLDPVDLNISGKITIGEFIERDRTPLRMIYSPEEIAAK; this comes from the coding sequence ATGGAGTTTTTCGATCTTTTCAGACAGGACCGCTGGCCCCACATGTTCTGTCCTGGATGCGGTATTGGTACCGTGATGAATGTTTTCTTCCGGGCCTTCTCACAGCTCGGAATCAATGTGGATGATTGTGTCTTCGTCGGTGGCATAGGATGCTCCTCCAGGATTATCGGATACATCAGAGGCGACTCCATTCACACCACTCACGGCAGACCGCTCCCAGTTGCCACCGGGATCGCACTCGCGAATCCCGATCTGAAGGTTATTGTCTTCACGGGAGATGGCGACCTGGGAGCAATCGGAGGCAATCACTTCATAAACGCATGTCGCAGAAATGCAGATTTCACTGTTTTCTGCATAAACAACAACATATATGGCATGACGGGAGGTCAGGCATCAACCTCGACCCCACATGGAGCCATGAGCACCACCACTCCTATGGGGAACAAGGACTACCCCTTCGATCTCTCCGAACTCGCAGTCACCGCAGGAGCGAATTATGTGGCTAGATGGACCACCAGGAACGTAAAAGAGATCGTGAAGTCCATGAAGAAAGCCATAACAAAGGAAGGCATGTCTTTCGTGGAGATCATGTCGCCCTGCCCCACTGGCTTCGGCAGGAGGAACAAGATGCCTCAAGCATGCCAGCTTCATGAGTATATGAAGATCAGAACCGTTAGAAGGGAGAGGACAAAATCCCTGGGATTGGATCCTGTTGACCTCAATATCTCGGGTAAGATCACCATAGGTGAGTTCATCGAGAGAGACCGAACTCCATTGAGGATGATATACTCACCTGAAGAGATCGCTGCAAAGTGA